The DNA sequence GGCGCGTGCCAGCGGTCATCCGGTCTATCAGCTCGATCTGTGGATGGTCGGCGAAGCCGAGAGCCGCCGGCTGCTGTGGGAAGCGGCGGGCGAGGCCGACCTGATCTTGATCGAAGGGGTGATGGGGCTGTTCGACGGCACCCCATCGGCTGCCGATCTGGCCCGGCACTTCGGTATTCCGGTATTGGCGGTTATAGACGGTTCGGCCATGGCGCAGACGTTCGGCGCGCTGGCACACGGCCTGGCCAGCTATCAGCCGGACCTGCCATTTGCCGGCGTGCTCGCTAATCGGGTGGGCAGCAGCCGGCATGGCGAGATTCTGCGGGACTGCTTGCCGGAGCAGATTGGCTGGTTCGGCGCCTTGCCGCGCAGTGAGTCGGTGGGCCTGCCGAGCCGACATCTGGGCCTAGTGCAGGCGCAGGAACTGGCGGATCTGGATGCCCGGCTCGATGCGGCTGCCGATGCGCTGGCGGCGAGTGCGGATAGCGAGTTGCCGGCGCCGGTCAGTTTCCCACCGCCAGAGCCCTTGAGGGTGCCGCCGCTATTGCAGGGCGTGCGCATCGGCGTTGCGCGCGATGCCGCTTTCGCTTTCGTCTATCAGGCCAATCTCGATCTGCTTGAGGCGCTTGGCGCCGAGCTGCTGTTTTTTTCTCCGCTGCATTTTTCCAAGCTGCCCGCGGTAGACAGTCTGTACCTGCCGGGTGGCTATCCCGAGCTGCATCTGGCCACCTTGGCTCGCAATCGCGCCATGGGCGAGGCGATCCAGGCGCATCACGCAGCGGGCAAACCTATCCTCGCCGAATGCGGCGGCATGCTCTATCTGCTCGACGGGCTGACCGACCAGGCCGGTACGCGCGAGGACATGCTCGGTCTGCTACCTGGCCAGGCGCGGATGCAAAAGCGCCTGACCGCGCTGGCGCTGCAGGAAACTGCACTGCCGGAAGGGCGCCTGCGCGGCCACACCTTTCATCATTCTTCGCTCGAAACAGCCATGCAGCCCATCGCGCAGGGCGAATGTCCGAACTACAAACGCACCGCCGAAGCGGTTTATCGGCAGGGTCGGCTGACAGCGTCTTATATCCACTTCTATATGCCGTCCGATCCCCACGCTGCGGCGGCGCTGTTCAAGCCATGAGCGATCACGCGTTCACCGAGGAACAGCGCGCTGGCGTCTACCGCGCCATCGCCGAACGACGCGACATGCGCCATTTCAGCGGCGGCGAAATAGCGCCCGAGCTGCTCGCACGACTGCTGGAAGCCGCGCATCAGGCGCCCAGCGTCGGCTTGATGCAACCCTGGCGGTTCATCCGCATTCGTCGCGCCGAGCTGCGTTCGGCCATCGCCGAGCTGGTCGAGCAGGAACGTGTGCTGACCGCCGAGGCGTTGGGTGAGCGTGGCCGTGAATTCATGCAGTTGAAGGTCGAGGGCATCATGGATTGCGCCGAACTGCTGGTCGTCGCATTGATGGAAGGACGCGAAACCCACATATTCGGCCGTCGCACCCTGCCGCAGATGGATCTGGCCTCGACGGCCTGTGCCATCCAGAACCTCTGGCTCGCCGCGCGAGCGGAAGGGTTGGGAATGGGCTGGGTGTCGTTGTTCGATCCTCAGGCACTGGCCGACCTGTTACAGATGCCCACCGGTGCCGAGCCGGTAGCGGTGATCTGCCTCGGACCGGTCGATGCGTTCTATCCGGCGCCGATGCTGGCACTGCAGGGCTGGACGCAACCTCGACCGCTGGATGAATTGCTGTTCGAAGACGGCTGGGAGAAACAATCTTGAGCGTGGCGCTGAGCTGCCTCGCCGGAGTCGGCCTGGATGCGCTGTTGGGCGAGCCTCGTCGCAGCCACCCGCTGGTGATCTTCGGGCGGCTGGCTGATCGACTGGAGCAACATTTCAACGGCCCGGACGGCCGCGGTTGGCGCAGCCATGGCGTCACCGCCTGGTGCCTCGCGGTTTTGCCGTTGACGGTCATCGCCTGGTTGTTGAGCCTGCTGCCTGGCGTTGGTTGGCTGGTCGAGATCTCTCTGCTGTACCTCGCGCTCGGCCTGCGCAGCCTGGGCGAGCATCTGATGCCGGTGGCGCTCGCCTTGCGCAGTGGCGACCTGACCGAGGCGCGGCGACGAGTCGGTTTCATCGTCAGCCGCGACACCAGTGAACTGGACGCGCAGGGCGTGGCCCGCGCGGCGACCGAATCGGCGCTGGAGAATGGCAGCGATGCGATCTTTGCCGCGCTGTTCTGGTTCGCGATTGCCGGTGCGCCTGGCGTCGTGTTGTATCGCCTGAGCAATACGCTGGATGCCATGTGGGGCTATCGCACCGAACGCTTCGAGCGTTTCGGCTGGGCCGCCGCGCGCATCGATGACGCGCTCAATTTCATTCCCGCCAGACTGGTCGCGCTGACCTACGCCGTGCTGGGCCAAACGGGCAAAGCCTGGCGCTGCTGGCGACGGCAGGCACCCTTGTGGGACAGCCCCAACGCCGGGCCGGTGATGGCCGCAGGTGCCGGCGCGTTGGGTGTGTCGCTGGGCGGGCCGGCGATCTATCAGGATGTGCTGCATCAGCGCCCGGTCCTGGGCGAGGGCGAAGCGCCCGGCGCGCGCGATATCGAGCGCGCGTTGGACATGGTTTGGGCTGGCGTCGGTCTCTGGCTGTTGGCATTGCTGCTGGGAGGCTGGCTGCATGCTTGAACATGGCGGACGGCTGCGGGCAGCGGCGCGCGATTTCGCCATCCCGCTGACGGATTGGCTCGACCTGTCCACCGGTATCGCGCCTTATGGATTCGATCTGCCGGTTGTGCCCGCTGATGCCTGGATGCGGCTGCCGGAAATCGAGGACGAGCTGGCCGCTACGGCCCGCGATTATTACGGAGCCGAGTCGCTGCTACCGGTCGCCGGCTCGCAAGCCGCGATCCAGATGCTGCCGCGGCTGCGTCGGAATACGCAGGTCGGCATCGTTTCGCCCTGTTATGGCGAGCACGCCGAGGCGTGGCGCCGCGAAGGGCATCGCGTCAGCGAGTTCAGCGAAGGGGCGGTACCACGGATGCTCGATCAGCTCGACGTTCTGGTGGTGGTCAATCCGAACAATCCCACCGGGCGCCTGTTACCGCCCGAACAGCTACTCGACTGGCATGCGCGGCTGGCGGCGCGCGGCGGCTGGTTGGTGGTCGACGAGGCGTTCATGGATCCGACGCCCGAGCTCAGCCTGGCGTCCTACGTCCATCTGCCAGGGCTGATCGTGCTGCGCTCGTTTGGCAAATTCTTCGCTATGGCCGGCGCGCGGCTCGGCTTCGTTCTAGCCGAGTCTGAGCTGCTGGGCGCGCTGGAAAATGCATTGGGCCCCTGGCCGATCGCCGGCCCGTCACGGTTCATCGGCACGGCACTGCTTGCCGACTGCGCAGGACAACGCCGACAGCGTGAACGGCTCCTGGCTGAAGGCGAGCGGCTGGCCCAGCTGCTGACAACCAGCGGCCTGCCGCCTGCAGGCAGTTGTGGCCTGTTTCAGTGGGTCGTAACCGAAGAGGCGGATCTGCTGTACGAATTCCTTGCCTGTCAGGGCATTCTTGTTCGCCGTTTTCACTATCCGCCGAGCCTGCGTTTCGGTCTGCCCGCAGACGAGCTGGGCTGGTCTCGCCTGAGCCGCGCATTGGCTTGCTATCAGGAGATTCGCGCATGAACACATTGATGGTTCAGGGCACCACCTCAGATGCTGGCAAGAGCACGTTGGTGACCGCGCTGTGCCGTTGGCTTCGCCGGCAAGGCGTGTCGGTCGCGCCGTTCAAGCCGCAAAACATGGCGCTCAATAGCGCTGTCACTGCCGAAGGCGGGGAAATCGGCCGCGCCCAGGCGGTCCAGGCTCAGGCCGCCGGGCTGGCGCCGCACACCGACATGAACCCGGTGCTGCTCAAGCCCAACAGCGACATCGGCGCGCAAGTGATCATCCATGGTCGCGCCGTCAGCAACATGGACGCCGTGGCGTACCACGATTACAAACGTGTGGCGATGGATGCGGTGCTCGAATCCCATCGGCGCCTGAGTGCTGCGTATCAAGTGGTGATGGTCGAAGGTGCCGGCTCGCCTGCGGAGATCAATCTGCGCGCCAATGACATCGCCAACATGGGCTTCGCCGAGGCGGTGGATTGCCCGGTCATTCTCATTGCCGATATCGACAAGGGTGGCGTCTTTGCCCATCTGGTCGGCACGCTGGAACTGCTCAGTCAAAGCGAGCAGGCGCGGGTAAAGGGCTTTGTGATCAACCGCTTTCGCGGCGATATCGCGCTCCTGCAACCAGGCTTGGACTGGCTCGAACAGCGCACCGGCAAACCAGTGCTGGGCGTGTTGCCTTATCTGATGGATTTCCATCTGGAAGCCGAGGACGCGATCGACGTGCGCCAGTCCGCCAAAGCGGAGCAGACCTTGAGGGTGGTGGTGCCGGTGCTGCCGCGCATCAGCAATCACACCGACTTCGACCCGTTGCGCCTGCATCCTCAGGTCGATCTGCGTTTCGTCGGCCCCGGCCAGGCGATTCCGGGTGCGGACCTGATCATCCTGCCGGGCTCCAAGAGCGTCCGCGCCGATCTTGCCTGGCTGCGCGAGAACGGCTGGGAAGCTGCGATCGGTCGCCATCTGCGCTACGGCGGCAAGGTGCTTGGAATTTGTGGCGGGTTGCAGATGCTCGGTGAAAGCATCGCCGATCCCCTTGGGCTCGAAGGCGCGGCGGGGCAGAGTAATGGGCTCGGGTTGCTGGCGTTGTCGACCGAACTGGCCGCTGAGAAACAATTGCGCAACGTGCGCGGGCGATTATGTCTGGATGAGGCCGCCATCAGCGGTTACGAGATTCACGCGGGGATCAGCAGCGGCCCGGCACTCGAGCGATCCGCCGTGCAACTCGATGACGGTCGGATGGATGGAGCTATCAGCGAGGACGGCCAGGTACTCGGCACCTACCTGCATGGTTTGTTCGAATCCGCCACGGCCTGCGAAGCGCTATTGCGCTGGGCCGGTTTGGAAGATGCGCAGCGGGTGGATTATCACGCGCTGCGCGAACGTGACATCGAGCGCTTGGCCGACTTGGTCGAGGTGCATCTGGATGCCCGCCTGTTGCGGGGGCTTTGCGGTGTTTGATGTTGTAAGCCGCCGTTGCGTGTTGAACCTCGGCCACGTTCGGCGGTTACACCCGCCCTACAAAGAATCCGACCGTTTGAGGAAAACCGGAATGCTTGAACTGATTCTCGGCGGTGCCCGGTCCGGCAAGAGCCGGCTGGCCGAGCGTCTGGCCAGCGAATCTGGCTTGGCGGTCACCTACATCGCCACCAGCCAGCCGCTGGATGGCGAGATGAGCGAGCGCATCGCCCAGCACCGCGCGCGACGGCCATCGAACTGGGTACTGGTGGAGGAGCCGCTGGCGCTGGCCGTGGTGCTGCGTGAACACGCCGGCGCTGATCGATGCCTGCTGGTGGACTGCCTGACGCTATGGCTGACCAATTTGCTGATGCTGGAGGATCCGTCGCGCCTGGCCGAAGAGCGCGACGCGCTGCTCGAATGTCTGGCGGAGCTGCCAGGGCGCGTACTGCTGGTCAGTAACGAAACCGGATTGGGCGTGGTGCCGCTGGGTGAGCTGAGCCGGCGGTATGTGGATGAGGCCGGCTGGCTGCACCAGGCGCTGGCCGAGCGCTGTGAGCGTGTCGTTTTCACCGTAGCGGGCTTGCCCATGGTTTTGAAAGGAGGACCGCTTTGATCGATCACTGGTGGCAAGCGCCTTGTCGCGTCCCGGATGAATCCGCGTGCTCGGCGGCCGTTCAGCGTGACGCGCAGTTGACCAAGCCGGCCGGCGCGCTGGGCTGCATCGAAACGCTGGCGACACAGCTCGCCGCTCTACAGGGGCGCGCGCAACCGACCCTGGGAAATATCTGGATCACTGTGTTCGCTGGCGACCATGGCGTCGCGGAGGAAGGCATATCGGCGTACCCGCAATCGGTCACCGCGCAGATGCTTGGCAACTTCGTCAGCGGCGGCGCGGCGATCAGCGTGCTTGCTCACCAGCTCGACGCGGCGCTGGAGGTCGTGGATCTGGGCACGGCAACTCCAGTCGTGCCGCTGCCCGGCGTGCACCATCTTAACCTCGGGCCGGGCACTGCTAACTTCAGCCGCGACGCCGCCATGAGCGCCAGCACCTGCCTAAAGGCGTTGCAGGCGGGTCGCGACAGCGCCATGCGCGCGCAACAGCAGCAGGCCGAACTGTTCATCGGCGGTGAAATGGGCATCGGCAACACCACGACGGCCGCTGCTCTGGCCTGTGCTCTGTTGGCTTGCGCGCCGCATAAGCTCGCCGGTCCCGGTACCGGTCTGAATGCTGCTGGTGTGGCACATAAATGTTCAGTAATCGAGCGGGCGCTGACGCTGCATGCCGGAAACCACGACACGCTTGGTTGGATGCAGCGATTAGGGGGCTTCGAGCTGGCTGCTCTGACCGGTGCCTATCTGGCCTGTGCGCAGCAGGGCATCGTGGTGCTGGTGGATGGATTCATCTGCGGCGTAGCGGCGCTCTGTGCGGTGCGCTTGAATCCGGCCTGTCGCGACTGGCTGCTATTCGCTCATCGTTCGGCGGAGCCTGGGCACTTGGCGGTATTGGAAGCGCTCAATGCACGGCCCTTGCTCGACCTCGGTCTGCGGCTGGGCGAAGGCAGTGGCGCGGCGCTGGCGGTCCCGCTATTGCGCATGGCTTGCGCGCTGCATAACGGCATGGCCACGTTTGCTGAAGCGGCCGTCGCGGAGCGGGGCGCATGAACCTTCATCTCGACATGCTGCGCCACGGCGAGACGGTTTCGGGCGGTGGTTTTCGTGGTCGACTGGATGACGAACTCACCGAGGCCGGCTGGCAACAGCTGCGCAGCGCAGTTACCGGTGCCGGGCCTTGGCAACGGATCATCAGCTCCCCGCTGCGGCGTTGTGCGCAGTTTGCCGAGGAGCTTGCTGCGCAACGCAAGCTCCCACTTGAGCTTGAACCCGACCTGCGCGAACTTGATTTCGGCGACTGGGAAGGTCGTACAGCTGCCGAGCTGATGGTCGATCAAAGCGATGCCTTGGGTCGCTTCTGGAGCGATCCCTACGGCTTCACGCCGCCCGGAGGCGAGCGGTTGATCGAGTTCGAGGCGCGTGTGCTGACGGTGATCGAACGAATCACCGACCGTTTCGCCGGTGAGCGCATCCTCCTGATCACCCATGCCGGCGTGATGCGCCTGTTGTTGGCCGAGGCGCGTGGCTTGCCGCGCGGGCAACTGCTACAGGTCGAGGTGAGCCATGGCGGAATGTGCGGGCTGAAAACCGGCTTCGCCGACGCTACGCTCTGGCTGGAAGAAGCATGCAGCCCTTTCTGATCGCGCTGCAGTTCCTCACCAGCCTGCCGGTGCGGCTGAGCGGCATGCCCGCGCCTCAGGTGGCTGGCCGATCGCTGCTTCATTACCCGCTGGTGGGATTGCTGCTGGGATCGATTCTCTGGCTTGGCAGTCTCGCAATCGAAGGGACAGCCGTGCCGCTGCAGGCGGCCCTGTTGCTGGCCGTCTGGGTGGCGCTTACCGGCGCGCTGCACCTCGATGGCCTGGCCGACAGTGCCGATGCCTGGCTCGGCGGTTTCGGCGATCGGGAGCGCACCCTCGCGATCATGAAAGACCCGCGCAGCGGTCCGATTGCCGTGGTGGTTCTGGTATTGCTGTTGCTGCTCAAGTTCGTCGCGCTCTGGACACTGCTTGCCGCGGGCGAACGGATGGCTCTGCTGCTGGCACCGTTGCTCGGCCGCGGCGCATTGCTCGGATTATTCCTGACGACATCCTACGTGCGTCCCGGTGGCCTCGGTCATGCACTGGCCGAGCACCTCCCGCGCGCGTCCGTTCGTATCGTTCTGCTTGCGCTCGTGGCTTTCTGTCTGGCGCTGGGCACGAGCGGTTGGCTGGCGCTGACGGTGAGTCTCGCCATCGGCTTGTTGGCGCGTCGGGCCATGTGCCGGCGCATCGGCGGCACCACCGGCGACACGGCCGGTGCGCTGTTGGAGCTGGTGGAATGTGGCGTATTGGTCGCGCTGGCGCTAAAGGTCTGAACCTCAGCCAAGCAGGGCGACGGCTTTGATTTGCGTCCATAACGCTTTGCCTTCCACGACGCCAAGCTGATCCGCCGAACGGCGGGTAATGCGCGCCAGTAATGGCGTGCCTTGGGCATCCAGGCGAATCAGAACGTGCGCGGGCGTATCGGCATCGGCGATTTGCTCGACGCGTGCCGGCAGCAAGTTGCTGATGCTAGTGCCCTCGGCGCGCTCCAGCGTCAGGCTGACGTCACGCGCGTGGACACGAAAGCGCAGGCGCTGGCCGATTGCTTCATCACGCTGCCCCACCAGTACTTCGCCGCCAGTAAACACCAAGCGTGTGAGGTGATAGGTCGGGTCATGTTCTGCAACCTGCGCCTCGATGACTACGCCTGCGTCTTCGCTGAAGGCGGTCGGCAAATCGAGGCGGGCAAGGGTTTCCTGCAGCCCGCCCTGAGCAATCGCGCGCCCATTTTCCAGCAGCACCACATGATCGGCGAGTCGCGCCACTTCGTCCGGTGAGTGGCTGACATAAAGAACGGGAATTTCCAGCTCGTCATGCAGCCGCTCCAGATACGGCAGGATTTCCTGCTTGCGTTTGAAGTCGAGCGCCGCCAGCGGTTCGTCCATCAGCAACAGTCGCGGGCTGGTCAGCAGAGCGCGGGCGATGCCGACACGCTGCCGCTCGCCGCCCGACAGGCGTTCGGGCATGCGGTCGAGCAGGTGACCAATGCCGAGCAATTCCACTGCCTGCTCCCAGATCACGCGGCGCTTGCTTCGCGCGACACGCTTCATGCCGAATTCCAGGTTGCGCTTCACCGAAAGATGGGCGAATAGGTTGGCCTCCTGAAACACATAGCCGATAGCGCGCTGGTGCGGCGGTACGAAGCAGCCGCTGGCCGAGTCTTGCCAGCGCTCGCCGTTGATATCGATCAGCCCGGTTGCGTTGCGCTCGAGGCCGGCGATGCAACGCAGGCAACTGGTCTTGCCGGAACCTGATGGACCGAACAGCGCGGTCACGCCGCGTCCGGGTAGCTTCAGATCGACGTCTAGCCGGAAGCCGGGATGGTCCATCCGCAGTTGTGCCTGGATGCCGCTTGATCCTTCGTTCATCCACGCCATCCCTGTTTGAGGCGGCTGCTGTAAAGCACCAGTAAGACCAGAAAGGAAAACACCAGCATGCCGCCTGCCAGCCAGTGCGCTTGCGCATATTCCATAGCCTCGACGTGATCGTAGATCTGCACGGACAGCACGCGGGTTTTCTCGGGGATGTTGCCGCCGATCATCAGCACCACGCCAAATTCCCCGACGGTATGGGCGAAGCCGAGAACGCTGGCGGTGATGAATCCGGGGCGAGCGAGCGGAAGAACGACGCTGAAGAATGTATCCAGCGGCCCGGCACGCAAGGTCGCGGCGGCTTCCAATGGGCGTTCGCCGATGGCTTCGAAGGCGTTCTGCAGCGGCTGCACGACGAAGGGCATGGAATAGAACACCGAGCCCACCACCAGTCCTGCGAAGGTAAAGGGCAGGGTGCCCAGGCCGAGACTCTGCGTCAGCTGTCCGACCGGGCCGTTCGGGCCCATAGCGACCAGCAGGTAGAAGCCCAGCACGCTTGGGGGAAGCACCAATGGCAATGCAACCACTGCGCCGATCGGCCCCTTGAGGCGCGAATGAGTACGCGCCAGCCACCAGGCGATCGGTGTGCCGATCACCAGCAACAACAGCGTGGTAATGCCGGCAAGCTTGAGTGTCAGCAGGATGGCTGCCAAGCCTGCGTCGTCCAGCGGCATCATGGCGGCGTCATTCCAGGCTGTAGCCGTATGCCTCGATTACCTCGGCGGCTTTTGCGCTTTTGAGGTATTCGAGCAGAGCCTGCGCGGCGGGGTTGTCGCGGCCCTTGTTCAGCAGAAGGGCATCCTGGCGAATGGGTGGATGAAATGACGCCGGTACGATCCAGCCGGAACCTTCGCTGATCGCACCCTCATCCACGACCTGAGAAAGGGCGACGAAGCCGAGCTCGGCGTTGCCGCTGGCCACGAACTGATGCGCCTGGGCGATGTTTTCGCCTTGCACCAGCCGGCCACTCGTTGATTCGATCAGCCCGAGTTTTTCCAGCGTCGCCATCGCTGCGGCGCCGTAAGGCGCGGTTTTAGGATTGGCGATGGCAAGATGGCGATACGGTCGTTCGGTCAACGCTTTGGCTTGATCCTCGACGTAGTCTTTGCGCGGCGACCAGAGGACCAGCGTCCCGATGGCATAGGGGAAGCGGCTGCCGGTTACGCCCAGGCCTTCGCTTTCCAGCTTGGCCGGAACCTCTTCATCAGCGGCCAGCAGCACGTCGAACGGCGCACCGTTGCGAATCTGCGCATAAAACTTTCCGGTCGAACCGAAGGCGAGTAGGGCCTTGTGTCCTGTGTCCTGTTCGAATTGTTCGGCGATGGCCTGCATCGGCTTCGTGAAATTCGACGCCACCGCGACCTGCACCTCGGCGGCGTGGCTGGCAAAGGGCAACAGTACGGTCATAAACAGGGCGGCAGTTTTGCACAGACGCTTCATCCGTTTCTCCTTAGTCCACGGCGATGATGACGTGTGACGCCTTGATCAGAGCCGTACAAGATTGTCCGAGTGCCAGGCCCAGCTCTTCGGCGCTCTCGTTGGTAACGACCGCGCCCAGCGTGCGGTTGCCGGGCAGCAGCAACTTGACCTCGCAATTCACCGCGCCGGGCGTCAGGCTGCCGATGGTGCCGGTCAGGCGGTTACGGGCGCTGATTTTTACTGCCGGATCGGGTGACAGCAGCACGAAACTGGCTTTGATCAATGCCATCGCGGTCTTGCCGGGTGTCAGGTGAAGTTCGTCGATGCTGTCGTTAGTCAGGGTTGCGGTAATTGTCTGGCCTTCCCCGATATCGAGACTCAGGCTGCCGTTCACTGCGCCTTTTTCGACATGGGTGATGCGTCCGCGAAATTGGTTGCGCGCGCTGGTTTTCATTGCGATTGCCCGGAGCAATTTGTCGATGTCGTCGAAGCCTTCGATGCCCTGTGCCACCTGGGCGAGAAAGCGTTCATATTCCTGCTGCATGCGCTGCCAGACGTGCAGCATCTCGCGACCGAAGTCGGTCAGCTGGGTGCCGCCGCCCTTTGCTCCGCCCGCTGCCCGAACCACCAAGGGACGTTCCGACAGGTTGTTCATCGCATCTACTGCATCCCAGGCGGCCTTGTAGCTGAGGTTGATGGCCTTGGCCGCGCGGCTGATCGAGCCGGTCGCCTCGATCTGTTCCAGCAGTTCGATGCGTTTGCCGCCGAGATAACCCTTTTCGCCGCGGTTGAACCAAAGTTGTCCGTCGATGCGCAATGGTCCGAGATGCTGTGGATCGTTCATGTTTGGCCCTTGTGAATGCGGGCATTCTGACAATCGTTATATAGATTTGTATATAGCGAAGACGAAGCTGTTTGGAATTTGCTGCGTTGGCTGAAAAAGGCAGGCGTTGCCGGTTGGATGGCTCAGGCGTAGCGTGTGGCGACCCTGCTCGGAGGTTTGCCATGAGAATTCAACTGATCGTTGCGTCCCTCGCTCTGACGCTGCTGGCCGGCAACGCGGCGGCGGATCAATGCCCGGCCTTGCTGCAGCATGAACTGCCGAAGCTGCGCTCAAAGGAAACGATCGACCTGTGCCAGCAGTTCCAGGGCAAGGCGCTGGTGGTCGTCAATACAGCCAGCTTTTGTGGTTTCGCGCCGCAATTCAAAGGTCTCGAAGTGCTCTATCAGCGATACAAGGACGAGGGATTGGAGGTTCTAGGCGTGCCGTCCGATGATTTCTTTCAGGAGTCGGACGATGCCGCTGAGACGGCTGAAGTCTGCTACGTCAATTACGGTGTGACCTTTCCGATGGCGCAAACTCAACCGGTGCGGGGTGGCGATGCGACGCCGCTGTTCAAGGAGCTAGCCGAG is a window from the Pseudomonas sp. MTM4 genome containing:
- a CDS encoding cobyrinate a,c-diamide synthase, which translates into the protein MNSRSCPALLIAAPASGQGKTTVTAGLARLHTRLGKRVRVFKCGPDFLDPMVLARASGHPVYQLDLWMVGEAESRRLLWEAAGEADLILIEGVMGLFDGTPSAADLARHFGIPVLAVIDGSAMAQTFGALAHGLASYQPDLPFAGVLANRVGSSRHGEILRDCLPEQIGWFGALPRSESVGLPSRHLGLVQAQELADLDARLDAAADALAASADSELPAPVSFPPPEPLRVPPLLQGVRIGVARDAAFAFVYQANLDLLEALGAELLFFSPLHFSKLPAVDSLYLPGGYPELHLATLARNRAMGEAIQAHHAAGKPILAECGGMLYLLDGLTDQAGTREDMLGLLPGQARMQKRLTALALQETALPEGRLRGHTFHHSSLETAMQPIAQGECPNYKRTAEAVYRQGRLTASYIHFYMPSDPHAAAALFKP
- the bluB gene encoding 5,6-dimethylbenzimidazole synthase; the encoded protein is MSDHAFTEEQRAGVYRAIAERRDMRHFSGGEIAPELLARLLEAAHQAPSVGLMQPWRFIRIRRAELRSAIAELVEQERVLTAEALGERGREFMQLKVEGIMDCAELLVVALMEGRETHIFGRRTLPQMDLASTACAIQNLWLAARAEGLGMGWVSLFDPQALADLLQMPTGAEPVAVICLGPVDAFYPAPMLALQGWTQPRPLDELLFEDGWEKQS
- the cbiB gene encoding adenosylcobinamide-phosphate synthase CbiB, yielding MSVALSCLAGVGLDALLGEPRRSHPLVIFGRLADRLEQHFNGPDGRGWRSHGVTAWCLAVLPLTVIAWLLSLLPGVGWLVEISLLYLALGLRSLGEHLMPVALALRSGDLTEARRRVGFIVSRDTSELDAQGVARAATESALENGSDAIFAALFWFAIAGAPGVVLYRLSNTLDAMWGYRTERFERFGWAAARIDDALNFIPARLVALTYAVLGQTGKAWRCWRRQAPLWDSPNAGPVMAAGAGALGVSLGGPAIYQDVLHQRPVLGEGEAPGARDIERALDMVWAGVGLWLLALLLGGWLHA
- the cobD gene encoding threonine-phosphate decarboxylase CobD, with product MLEHGGRLRAAARDFAIPLTDWLDLSTGIAPYGFDLPVVPADAWMRLPEIEDELAATARDYYGAESLLPVAGSQAAIQMLPRLRRNTQVGIVSPCYGEHAEAWRREGHRVSEFSEGAVPRMLDQLDVLVVVNPNNPTGRLLPPEQLLDWHARLAARGGWLVVDEAFMDPTPELSLASYVHLPGLIVLRSFGKFFAMAGARLGFVLAESELLGALENALGPWPIAGPSRFIGTALLADCAGQRRQRERLLAEGERLAQLLTTSGLPPAGSCGLFQWVVTEEADLLYEFLACQGILVRRFHYPPSLRFGLPADELGWSRLSRALACYQEIRA
- a CDS encoding cobyric acid synthase, coding for MNTLMVQGTTSDAGKSTLVTALCRWLRRQGVSVAPFKPQNMALNSAVTAEGGEIGRAQAVQAQAAGLAPHTDMNPVLLKPNSDIGAQVIIHGRAVSNMDAVAYHDYKRVAMDAVLESHRRLSAAYQVVMVEGAGSPAEINLRANDIANMGFAEAVDCPVILIADIDKGGVFAHLVGTLELLSQSEQARVKGFVINRFRGDIALLQPGLDWLEQRTGKPVLGVLPYLMDFHLEAEDAIDVRQSAKAEQTLRVVVPVLPRISNHTDFDPLRLHPQVDLRFVGPGQAIPGADLIILPGSKSVRADLAWLRENGWEAAIGRHLRYGGKVLGICGGLQMLGESIADPLGLEGAAGQSNGLGLLALSTELAAEKQLRNVRGRLCLDEAAISGYEIHAGISSGPALERSAVQLDDGRMDGAISEDGQVLGTYLHGLFESATACEALLRWAGLEDAQRVDYHALRERDIERLADLVEVHLDARLLRGLCGV
- the cobU gene encoding bifunctional adenosylcobinamide kinase/adenosylcobinamide-phosphate guanylyltransferase — translated: MLELILGGARSGKSRLAERLASESGLAVTYIATSQPLDGEMSERIAQHRARRPSNWVLVEEPLALAVVLREHAGADRCLLVDCLTLWLTNLLMLEDPSRLAEERDALLECLAELPGRVLLVSNETGLGVVPLGELSRRYVDEAGWLHQALAERCERVVFTVAGLPMVLKGGPL
- the cobT gene encoding nicotinate-nucleotide--dimethylbenzimidazole phosphoribosyltransferase; translation: MIDHWWQAPCRVPDESACSAAVQRDAQLTKPAGALGCIETLATQLAALQGRAQPTLGNIWITVFAGDHGVAEEGISAYPQSVTAQMLGNFVSGGAAISVLAHQLDAALEVVDLGTATPVVPLPGVHHLNLGPGTANFSRDAAMSASTCLKALQAGRDSAMRAQQQQAELFIGGEMGIGNTTTAAALACALLACAPHKLAGPGTGLNAAGVAHKCSVIERALTLHAGNHDTLGWMQRLGGFELAALTGAYLACAQQGIVVLVDGFICGVAALCAVRLNPACRDWLLFAHRSAEPGHLAVLEALNARPLLDLGLRLGEGSGAALAVPLLRMACALHNGMATFAEAAVAERGA
- the cobC gene encoding alpha-ribazole phosphatase family protein, giving the protein MNLHLDMLRHGETVSGGGFRGRLDDELTEAGWQQLRSAVTGAGPWQRIISSPLRRCAQFAEELAAQRKLPLELEPDLRELDFGDWEGRTAAELMVDQSDALGRFWSDPYGFTPPGGERLIEFEARVLTVIERITDRFAGERILLITHAGVMRLLLAEARGLPRGQLLQVEVSHGGMCGLKTGFADATLWLEEACSPF
- a CDS encoding adenosylcobinamide-GDP ribazoletransferase → MQPFLIALQFLTSLPVRLSGMPAPQVAGRSLLHYPLVGLLLGSILWLGSLAIEGTAVPLQAALLLAVWVALTGALHLDGLADSADAWLGGFGDRERTLAIMKDPRSGPIAVVVLVLLLLLKFVALWTLLAAGERMALLLAPLLGRGALLGLFLTTSYVRPGGLGHALAEHLPRASVRIVLLALVAFCLALGTSGWLALTVSLAIGLLARRAMCRRIGGTTGDTAGALLELVECGVLVALALKV
- the modC gene encoding molybdenum ABC transporter ATP-binding protein, which encodes MNEGSSGIQAQLRMDHPGFRLDVDLKLPGRGVTALFGPSGSGKTSCLRCIAGLERNATGLIDINGERWQDSASGCFVPPHQRAIGYVFQEANLFAHLSVKRNLEFGMKRVARSKRRVIWEQAVELLGIGHLLDRMPERLSGGERQRVGIARALLTSPRLLLMDEPLAALDFKRKQEILPYLERLHDELEIPVLYVSHSPDEVARLADHVVLLENGRAIAQGGLQETLARLDLPTAFSEDAGVVIEAQVAEHDPTYHLTRLVFTGGEVLVGQRDEAIGQRLRFRVHARDVSLTLERAEGTSISNLLPARVEQIADADTPAHVLIRLDAQGTPLLARITRRSADQLGVVEGKALWTQIKAVALLG